In Trifolium pratense cultivar HEN17-A07 linkage group LG7, ARS_RC_1.1, whole genome shotgun sequence, a genomic segment contains:
- the LOC123897658 gene encoding probable 1-deoxy-D-xylulose-5-phosphate synthase, chloroplastic isoform X1 — translation MGTVSARYPFRIPFHSQSLNRRLECSISQFPLHFNLSRITLYSASEGLIHRICARPDIDDFYWEKVPTPILDTVESPLCLKNLSLRELKQLAAEIRLDLSSIMSGTPISLNPSMAVVELTVAIHHVFHAPVDKILWDVGDQTYAHKILTGRRSLMKTIRQKNGLSGFTSRFESEYDAFGAGHGCNSISAGLGMAVARDIKGRRERVVAVISNWTTMSGQVYEAMSNAGYLDSNMVVILNDSRHSLLPKIEEGQKTSVNALSSTLSRLQSSKSFRRFREAAKGVTKRIGMGMHELAAKVDEYARGMMGPPGSTLFEELGLYYIGPVDGHNIEDLISVLQEVASLDSMGPVLVHVITDENQVDEQNKISYITDKQMEESFSSDLLGNAGRPQTYGDYFVETLVAEAEKDKDIVVVHAGFTTEPSLELFREKFPDRIFNVGIAEQHAVTFASGLSCGGLKPFCIIPSSFLQRAYDQVVHDVDQQKIPVRFVITSAGLVGSDGPLQCGAFDITFMSCLPNMIVMAPSDEVELVHMVATAARINDRPVCFRYPRGALVGEDHTIHDGIPIEIGKGRILVEGKDVALLGYGSMVQNCLKARSLLAKLGVEVTVADARFCKPLDIKLLRQLCKHHSFLITVEEGSIGGFGSHVAQFIALDGLLDGRIKWRPIVLPDSYIEHASPNQQLDQAGLTGHHIAAATLSLLGRTREALSFMCL, via the exons ATGGGTACTGTTTCTGCTAGATACCCATTTCGAATCCCTTTCCATTCCCAATCCCTAAATCGCAGATTGGAATGTTCAATCTCCCAATTTCCCCTTCACTTCAACCTTTCCAGAATCACCTTATATTCTGCTTCTGAG GGATTAATTCATCGAATTTGTGCACGACCTGATATTGATGATTTCTACTGGGAGAAAGTTCCAACGCCTATTCTTGATACGGTTGAAAGCCCTCTTTGCTTGAAGAACTTATCTCTGAGG GAGTTGAAACAACTCGCTGCTGAAATCCGTTTAGATTTGTCTTCTATTATGTCAGGTACACCAATCTCACTAAATCCAAGTATGGCTGTGGTGGAGCTGACAGTTGCAATACATCATGTTTTTCATGCTCCAGTAGACAAGATATTGTGGGATGTCGGTGATCAA ACATACGCTCATAAGATACTTACAGGAAGGAGATCACTCATGAAGACAATCAGACAAAAGAACGGCCTTTCTGGTTTTACTTCTCGATTTGAGAGTGAATATGACGCATTTGGTGCAGGTCATGGATGCAACAGCATATCTGCTGGACTTG GAATGGCAGTTGCACGGGATATTAAAGGGAGACGAGAACGTGTAGTTGCAGTTATCAGCAATTGGACAACTATGTCTGGTCAGGTGTATGAAGCAATGAGCAATGCAGGATATTTGGACTCAAACATGGTGGTAATTTTGAATGATAGCCGCCACTCTTTACTCCCAAAAATTGAGGAGGGACAGAAAACCTCTGTCAATGCCCTATCTAGTACCCTTAGCAGGCTCCAATCCAGTAAATCTTTCCGGCGGTTTAGAGAAGCTGCTAAG GGTGTTACAAAACGTATAGGCATGGGCATGCATGAATTGGCAGCTAAAGTTGATGAATATGCTCGTGGTATGATGGGGCCACCAGGTTCTACTCTATTTGAAGAGCTTGGGTTGTATTACATAGGTCCAGTGGATGGACACAATATTGAAGATCTAATAAGTGTTCTTCAAGAAGTAGCTTCTCTGGATTCGATGGGTCCTGTCTTGGTTCATGTGATAACTGATGAAAATCAGGTTGATGAACagaataaaataagttatataACAGACAAGCAGATGGAAG AATCTTTTAGTTCTGATTTGTTAGGCAATGCTGGTCGGCCTCAAACATATGGTGATTACTTTGTGGAGACCTTGGTTGCCGAAGCTGAGAAAGACAAAGATATTGTGGTTGTTCATGCAGGATTCACAACGGAGCCATCACTTGAACTGTTTCGGGAAAAATTTCCAGATAGGATTTTTAATGTGGGAATTGCTGAGCAACACGCAGTGACGTTTGCTTCTGGTTTGTCATGTGGTGGATTGAAGCCATTTTGCATTATACCTTCTTCTTTTCTACAGAGAGCCTATGACCAG GTGGTTCATGATGTTGATCAACAGAAAATTCCAGTGCGTTTTGTCATTACAAGTGCAGGATTGGTGGGTTCTGATGGTCCCCTCCAGTGTGGAGCATTTGACATAACGTTCATGTCATGCCTACCAAACATGATTGTCATGGCACCATCTGATGAGGTTGAACTTGTGCACATGGTGGCTACTGCTGCTCGTATCAATGACCGTCCAGTTTGCTTTCGGTATCCTAGGGGTGCCTTGGTTGGGGAAGATCACACTATACATGATGGAATCCCGATTGAG ATTGGAAAGGGAAGAATTCTTGTTGAAGGTAAAGATGTTGCCTTACTGGGATATGGATCAATGGTTCAGAACTGTCTAAAGGCCCGTTCACTTCTTGCAAAACTTGGAGTTGAGGTGACTGTTGCTGATGCAAGGTTCTGCAAGCCCCTTGATATCAAGCTTCTAAGGCAGCTTTGTAAACATCATTCTTTTCTAATTACTGTCGAGGAAGGATCTATTGGAGGGTTTGGTTCCCATGTTGCTCAATTTATTGCTCTTGATGGACTTCTCGACGGAAGAATTAAG TGGCGACCAATTGTCTTACCAGACAGTTATATTGAACATGCATCACCAAATCAACAGCTTGACCAAGCAGGGTTGACCGGACATCACATTGCTGCAGCAACATTGAGTTTGCTGGGCCGTACCCGTGAAGCTTTATCGTTTATGTGTTTGTGA
- the LOC123897658 gene encoding probable 1-deoxy-D-xylulose-5-phosphate synthase, chloroplastic isoform X2, with the protein MAVVELTVAIHHVFHAPVDKILWDVGDQTYAHKILTGRRSLMKTIRQKNGLSGFTSRFESEYDAFGAGHGCNSISAGLGMAVARDIKGRRERVVAVISNWTTMSGQVYEAMSNAGYLDSNMVVILNDSRHSLLPKIEEGQKTSVNALSSTLSRLQSSKSFRRFREAAKGVTKRIGMGMHELAAKVDEYARGMMGPPGSTLFEELGLYYIGPVDGHNIEDLISVLQEVASLDSMGPVLVHVITDENQVDEQNKISYITDKQMEESFSSDLLGNAGRPQTYGDYFVETLVAEAEKDKDIVVVHAGFTTEPSLELFREKFPDRIFNVGIAEQHAVTFASGLSCGGLKPFCIIPSSFLQRAYDQVVHDVDQQKIPVRFVITSAGLVGSDGPLQCGAFDITFMSCLPNMIVMAPSDEVELVHMVATAARINDRPVCFRYPRGALVGEDHTIHDGIPIEIGKGRILVEGKDVALLGYGSMVQNCLKARSLLAKLGVEVTVADARFCKPLDIKLLRQLCKHHSFLITVEEGSIGGFGSHVAQFIALDGLLDGRIKWRPIVLPDSYIEHASPNQQLDQAGLTGHHIAAATLSLLGRTREALSFMCL; encoded by the exons ATGGCTGTGGTGGAGCTGACAGTTGCAATACATCATGTTTTTCATGCTCCAGTAGACAAGATATTGTGGGATGTCGGTGATCAA ACATACGCTCATAAGATACTTACAGGAAGGAGATCACTCATGAAGACAATCAGACAAAAGAACGGCCTTTCTGGTTTTACTTCTCGATTTGAGAGTGAATATGACGCATTTGGTGCAGGTCATGGATGCAACAGCATATCTGCTGGACTTG GAATGGCAGTTGCACGGGATATTAAAGGGAGACGAGAACGTGTAGTTGCAGTTATCAGCAATTGGACAACTATGTCTGGTCAGGTGTATGAAGCAATGAGCAATGCAGGATATTTGGACTCAAACATGGTGGTAATTTTGAATGATAGCCGCCACTCTTTACTCCCAAAAATTGAGGAGGGACAGAAAACCTCTGTCAATGCCCTATCTAGTACCCTTAGCAGGCTCCAATCCAGTAAATCTTTCCGGCGGTTTAGAGAAGCTGCTAAG GGTGTTACAAAACGTATAGGCATGGGCATGCATGAATTGGCAGCTAAAGTTGATGAATATGCTCGTGGTATGATGGGGCCACCAGGTTCTACTCTATTTGAAGAGCTTGGGTTGTATTACATAGGTCCAGTGGATGGACACAATATTGAAGATCTAATAAGTGTTCTTCAAGAAGTAGCTTCTCTGGATTCGATGGGTCCTGTCTTGGTTCATGTGATAACTGATGAAAATCAGGTTGATGAACagaataaaataagttatataACAGACAAGCAGATGGAAG AATCTTTTAGTTCTGATTTGTTAGGCAATGCTGGTCGGCCTCAAACATATGGTGATTACTTTGTGGAGACCTTGGTTGCCGAAGCTGAGAAAGACAAAGATATTGTGGTTGTTCATGCAGGATTCACAACGGAGCCATCACTTGAACTGTTTCGGGAAAAATTTCCAGATAGGATTTTTAATGTGGGAATTGCTGAGCAACACGCAGTGACGTTTGCTTCTGGTTTGTCATGTGGTGGATTGAAGCCATTTTGCATTATACCTTCTTCTTTTCTACAGAGAGCCTATGACCAG GTGGTTCATGATGTTGATCAACAGAAAATTCCAGTGCGTTTTGTCATTACAAGTGCAGGATTGGTGGGTTCTGATGGTCCCCTCCAGTGTGGAGCATTTGACATAACGTTCATGTCATGCCTACCAAACATGATTGTCATGGCACCATCTGATGAGGTTGAACTTGTGCACATGGTGGCTACTGCTGCTCGTATCAATGACCGTCCAGTTTGCTTTCGGTATCCTAGGGGTGCCTTGGTTGGGGAAGATCACACTATACATGATGGAATCCCGATTGAG ATTGGAAAGGGAAGAATTCTTGTTGAAGGTAAAGATGTTGCCTTACTGGGATATGGATCAATGGTTCAGAACTGTCTAAAGGCCCGTTCACTTCTTGCAAAACTTGGAGTTGAGGTGACTGTTGCTGATGCAAGGTTCTGCAAGCCCCTTGATATCAAGCTTCTAAGGCAGCTTTGTAAACATCATTCTTTTCTAATTACTGTCGAGGAAGGATCTATTGGAGGGTTTGGTTCCCATGTTGCTCAATTTATTGCTCTTGATGGACTTCTCGACGGAAGAATTAAG TGGCGACCAATTGTCTTACCAGACAGTTATATTGAACATGCATCACCAAATCAACAGCTTGACCAAGCAGGGTTGACCGGACATCACATTGCTGCAGCAACATTGAGTTTGCTGGGCCGTACCCGTGAAGCTTTATCGTTTATGTGTTTGTGA
- the LOC123895720 gene encoding probable boron transporter 7 codes for MGAPFEGITEDVKGRAKCYKQDWVCGFCSGFSILAPTFYIFFASALPVIAFGEQLSRDTDGSLSTVETLASTAICGIIHSIIGGQPLLILGVAEPTVIMYTYLYSFCKSTPDLGPKLFLAWAGWVCVWTALFLILLAIFNACDVISRFTRIAEELFGMLITVLFFQEAIKGLIGEFGTPKAEKPSSEELQPQWRFTNGLLAIIFAFGLIVTARKSRTARSWQYGTRKLRGFIADYGVAVMVVLWTAVSYLMPSYVPDSVPRRLFCPLPWEPASLYHWTVMKDMSKVPSVYIYVAIIPALMIAGLYFFDHSVASKMAQQKEFNLQNPSAYHYDIFLLGIMTLICGLLGLPPSNGVLPQSPMHTKSLAVLKKQLIRKRVVQSATECIQQQGTSSELYGKMQAVFLEMNAAPTDKELENLREVVMRSNTKARAMEHFDPEKYVEASLPVRVNEQRLSNLLQSLLVGVSIVGISVIKKIPTSLLWGYFAYMAIDSLPGNQFWERILLLFIAPSRRYKILQGSHASFVESVPFKTIAGFTAIQLAYFLFCFGVTWIPVGGILFPLPFFFLIVLREHVLPKLFDYDHLQELDASEYEEIVGAPHLLGGNQPSDGDTDGSSDDYYDAELLDEMTTSRGELKLRTLTIKNPQNRSNSLHINSLRI; via the exons ATGGGGGCACCGTTTGAAGGAATCACTGAAGATGTCAAAGGAAGAGCTAAATGCTATAAACAAGATTGGGTTTGCGGATTCTGTTCCGGCTTTAG CATATTGGCTCCAACTTTCTACATTTTCTTTGCTTCCGCTCTTCCTGTTATTGCTTTTGGAGAGCAACTTAGTAGGGATACAGATGGAAGCTTGAGCACAGTAGAAACATTAGCATCTACCGCCATTTGTGGAATTATCCACTCAATTATAGGTGGCCAACCTTTGTTGATTTTAGGAGTTGCAGAACCAACTGTTATAATGTACACTTATCTCTACAGTTTCTGCAAAAGTACACCTGATTTGGGTCCCAAGCTCTTTCTAGCTTGGGCTGGTTG GGTTTGTGTTTGGACAGCActctttttaattttgcttGCAATTTTTAATGCTTGCGATGTTATCTCTAGATTTACAAGAATTGCAGAAGAGTTATTCGGCATGCTGATCACTGTTCTTTTCTTTCAAGAGGCTATTAAG GGACTGATAGGCGAGTTCGGCACTCCCAAGGCTGAAAAACCTTCCTCAGAGGAACTTCAACCCCAATGGCGGTTTACAAATGGATTACTTGCAATCATTTTCGCTTTTGGACTAATTGTCACTGCACGAAAAAGCAGAACAGCAAGATCATGGCAATATGGAACAA GGAAGCTACGAGGCTTTATTGCAGATTATGGTGTTGCAGTGATGGTAGTGTTGTGGACTGCAGTATCTTATTTAATGCCATCCTACGTTCCAGATAGTGTTCCTAGAAGGCTGTTTTGTCCACTTCCCTGGGAACCTGCTTCTCTTTATCACTGGACAGTAATGAAG GATATGTCGAAGGTACCCTCGGTTTATATATATGTGGCAATTATTCCAGCTTTGATGATAGCAGGTTTATACTTTTTCGATCATAGTGTGGCTTCTAAGATGGCACAACAGAAAGAATTCAACCTTCAAAATCCATCTGCATACCATTATGATATTTTCCTACTTGGAATAATG ACTCTGATTTGTGGTCTCCTTGGCCTTCCTCCTTCAAATGGAGTCCTTCCACAGTCCCCCATGCATACGAAGAGTTTGGCGGTTCTTAAGAAGCAG CTAATCCGAAAGAGGGTTGTGCAAAGCGCCACAGAATGCATTCAACAACAGGGTACCAGCTCTGAATTATACGGAAAAATGCAAGCTGTGTTCCTTGAAATGAATGCAGCCCCTACT GATAAAGAATTAGAGAATTTGAGAGAAGTTGTAATGAGATCTAATACCAAGGCTCGTGCAATGGAACATTTTGATCCTGAGAAATACGTAGAGGCTTCTTTACCAGTCCGGGTTAATGAACAAAGACTGTCCAACTTATTGCAGTCCCTCCTGGTTGGTGTATCAATAGTAGGCATCTCCGTTATAAAAAAGATTCCAACTTCACTTTTATGGGGATATTTTGCATACATGGCAATTGATAGTCTTCCAGGGAACCAGTTCTGGGAAAGGATATTGCTCCTCTTCATTGCCCCAAGCCGCCGTTACAA AATTTTGCAAGGTTCACATGCCTCATTCGTGGAGTCAGTACCATTCAAGACCATCGCTGGATTTACAGCCATACAGTTGGCATATTTTCTGTTCTGTTTCGGGGTCACATGGATACCTGTTGGTGGAATATTGTTTCCGCTACCATTCTTCTTTCTCATAGTTCTAAGAGAGCACGTGCTACCAAAGCTATTCGATTATGACCATCTTCAGGAACTAGATGCTTCTGAGTACGAGGAAATTGTCGGTGCTCCACATCTTCTAGGG GGTAACCAGCCATCTGATGGTGATACCGATGGAAGCTCAGATGATTACTATGATGCAGAGTTATTGGATGAGATGACAACCAGCAGAGGAGAGTTGAAACTTAGAACTCTAACCATCAAGAATCCTCAAAACCGAAGTAACAGCTTACACATTAACAGCTTACGCATTTAA
- the LOC123894612 gene encoding potassium channel AKT1-like — MMSESNYNALGDDDRILLNMMQNDNEDSFLSDRRNVFAVDQDNCSQFSLTDFTYPPFPYTPTTRRRNRLHRNVISPHNPHYRSWQLLLALLVFYSAWMSPFEFGFLDEPLLPLSIIDNAVNFLFCIDIVLTFFVAYYDNSTCVLVDNRGQIARSYLKSWFMLDVISTIPYELVHQILPHDVQIYGYFGMLRLWRLHRVSALFARLEKDKTYNYFLLRCAKLTCVTLFDIHFGACIFFFLGNRFVEDRSTTWLGLITDVDDKNIMSLYVTSVYWAIITLATVGYGDLHAVNTREMVFVIFYILFNVALTSYVIGNMTNLVVQSTSRTRKYRETVKAASKFAHRNQIPTRLEEQMLAQLLMKYRTDLEGVQHQDIIDSLPKAIRSSVYYCLFYPMMNKVYLFTGVSTDLIFQLVTEVKAEYFPPKEDVVLENEAPTDFYIFVTGGAELIKQVNGVEQVVGKISARQLVGEVGVLGYIPQPYSSRTNRLSQILRLERTAFLNLVRSSVGDGAIIMNNFLNHLETSDIQGMDAIFAEIMAMLAQGKTDLPISTCFAVSRNDNILLRRLLKKGSDPNEADRTGRTALHIAASNGDENCVTLLLQFGADPNRKDLKGSIPLWEAMSGGHQFVKKILIDNGANIFCTDVTRLACVAAQKNNTELLMELVEFGVDVTKSDKSGTTALHTAVSEGNVEIVKLLVDLGAEVDKLDNSGWSPRHLAEQQDHEEIKNIFQKIKENKQKESTIPIPDNGKPDVPYTGNFDSEHVIPDIVGFQSQESLLQPHIQDELPCLDDHQRRRANTYHNSIFGMISAANRNKKDREAYERNTDKAADMKRLIARVTLSCPQIGKHGGKLTFVPESLEELLDIGAKMFDFSPTKVLTKEGAEIDDIDLIRDGDHLIIATD; from the exons ATGATGTCTGAAAGCAACTACAATGCCTTAGGTGATGATGACAGAATCCTTCTAAACATGATGCAAAATGATAATGAAGATAGTTTTCTCTCGGATCGGCGCAATGTTTTTGCCGTGGATCAGGACAATTGCAGCCAATTCAGCCTCACCGATTTTACCTATCCTCCCTTCCCCTACACACCAACCACCAGGAGGAGGAATAGACTCCACAGGAATGTTATCTCCCCCCATAACCCTCATTATAG GTCGTGGCAGCTGCTTCTGGCGCTGTTAGTTTTCTACAGTGCATGGATGTCACCATTTGAATTTGGGTTCTTGGATGAACCTTTGTTACCTCTTTCGATTATTGATAATGctgtgaattttttattttgcattgaCATCGTTTTAACCTTCTTTGTTGCGTATTATGACAACTCTACATGCGTGCTTGTGGATAATCGTGGGCAAATTGCGAGGAGTTATCTGAAATCATGGTTTATGCTTGACGTCATTTCCACGATTCCTTATGAACTTGTCCATCAAATATTGCCTCATGACGTCCAAATTTATGGCTACTTCGGTATGCTTCGCCTTTGGCGTCTTCATAGAGTCAGTGCCTTGTTTGCAAG ATTagaaaaggacaaaacttataacTACTTCTTGTTGCGGTGTGCAAAGCTTACGTGT GTTACTCTATTTGACATTCATTTCGGTGCCtgtattttcttctttcttggCAACCGTTTTGTCGAAGACCGAAGTACAACGTGGCTTGGGCTTATTACTGATGTGGATGACAAGAATATCATGTCTCTCTACGTAACATCAGTATACTGGGCAATAATCACACTAGCAACAGTTGGTTATGGTGATCTACATGCTGTAAATACAAGGGAGATGGTATTTGTGATTTTCTATATCCTCTTTAATGTGGCACTTACATCATACGTCATCGGAAACATGACAAATTTAGTTGTTCAATCCACAAGCAGAACTAGGAAATAT AGGGAAACAGTGAAAGCTGCCTCAAAATTTGCTCATCGAAATCAAATACCTACCCGGTTGGAAGAACAGATGCTTGCTCAGTTGCTTATGAAGTATAGAACTGATTTAGAAGGAGTGCAACACCAAGATATTATTGATTCCCTTCCAAAAGCGATTCGATCTAGTGTCTACTACTGCTTATTCTATCCAATGATGAACAAAGTTTACTTGTTTACGGGAGTGTCAACAGACCTCATTTTTCAATTG GTCACGGAGGTGAAGGCGGAGTATTTTCCTCCGAAGGAAGATGTTGTTTTGGAGAATGAAGCACCAACGGACTTTTATATCTTTGTCACCGGTGGTGCA GAACTTATCAAACAAGTGAATGGAGTAGAACAG GTCGTTGGTAAGATAAGTGCAAGACAGTTAGTTGGCGAAGTAGGAGTTCTAGGTTACATACCGCAGCCATATTCATCTCGAACTAATCGATTGAGTCAAATTTTGCGCTTGGAGCGTACTGCATTTCTAAACCTTGTTCGTTCAAGTGTTGGAGATGGGGCAATAATCATGAATAATTTTCTCAAT CATTTGGAAACTTCCGATATTCAAGGGATGGATGCTATTTTTGCAGAAATAATGGCCATGTTGGCTCAAGGTAAAACAGATCTGCCTATCAGCACATGCTTTGCAGTAAGCAGAAATGACAACATATTGTTACGTCGGTTGCTGAAGAAAGGTTCAGATCCAAATGAAGCAGACAGAACTGGAAGGACAGCATTG CATATTGCAGCTTCTAATGGCGACGAGAATTGTGTAACTTTGCTTTTACAGTTTGGTGCTGATCCAAATAGAAAAG ATTTGAAAGGCAGTATCCCATTATGGGAAGCAATGAGCGGGGGACATCAATTTGTCAAGAAAATTCTCATAGACAATGGAGCAAACATATTCTGTACTGATGTAACGCGTTTAGCATGTGTTGCAGCTCAGAAAAATAACACTGAATTGCTCATGGAACTCGTAGAATTTGGTGTGGATGTGACAAAATCCGATAAAAGTGGAACCACTGCCCTGCATACAGCAGTAAGTGAAGGAAATGTAGAGATTGTGAAGCTACTTGTAGACCTAGGAGCTGAAGTTGATAAGCTAGATAATTCTGGTTGGAGTCCAAGGCATTTAGCCGAACAACAAGATCacgaagaaattaaaaatatatttcagaAAATTAAAGAGAACAAACAAAAAGAATCTACTATTCCAATACCAGATAATGGTAAGCCTGATGTGCCTTACACAGGAAATTTTGATAGTGAACATGTTATACCTGATATTGTTGGATTTCAATCCCAAGAAAGCTTGCTACAACCACATATTCAAGACGAGTTGCCATGTTTAGATGATCATCAAAGACGAAGAGCCAACACCTATCATAATTCAATTTTCGGGATGATCTCTGCTGCTAATCGTA ATAAAAAAGATCGTGAGGCGTACGAAAGAAACACCGATAAAGCTGCAGACATGAAAAGATTAATAGCTAGAGTGACACTTAGTTGTCCTCAAATAGGTAAACATGGTGGAAAGCTTACTTTTGTGCCTGAGTCCCTTGAAGAACTGCTAGACATTGGTGCCAAAATGTTTGATTTCTCACCCACCAAAGTTTTGACCAAAGAAGGAGCTGAAATTGATGATATAGATCTTATAAGAGATGGTGATCACCTTATTATTGCCACTGACTGA
- the LOC123899008 gene encoding GTP-binding nuclear protein Ran/TC4 — protein MALPNQQTVDYPSFKLVIVGDGGTGKTTFVKRHLTGEFEKKYEPTIGVEVHPLDFFTNCGKIRFYCWDTAGQEKFGGLRDGYYIHGQCAIIMFDVTARLTYKNVPTWHRDLCRVCENIPIVLCGNKVDVKNRQVKAKQVTFHRKKNLQYYEISAKSNYNFEKPFLYLARKLAGDPNLHFVESPALAPPEVQIDLAAQQLHENELEQAANQPLPDDDDDAFE, from the exons ATG GCTTTGCCAAATCAGCAAACCGTTGATTACCCGAGCTTCAAGCTTGTCATCGTCGGCGATGGTGGAACAG GAAAGACAACATTCGTCAAGAGGCATCTTACTGGAGAGTTTGAGAAGAAATATGAAC CAACCATTGGTGTGGAAGTGCATCCATTGGATTTCTTCACAAACTGTGGAAAGATTAGGTTCTACTGTTGGGATACTGCTGGACAAGAGAAGTTTGGTGGCCTCAGAGATGGATATTA CATCCACGGCCAATGTGCTATTATAATGTTTGATGTTACTGCTCGACTGACATACAAAAATGTTCCTACTTGGCACCGTGATCTTTGTCG GGTCTGTGAAAACATCCCAATTGTTCTCTGCGGTAACAAGGTTGATGTAAAGAACAGGCAAGTGAAGGCAAAGCAGGTTACTTTCCACAGGAAGAAGAATTTGCAGTACTACGAGATATCAGCTAAGAGCAACTATAACTTTGAGAAGCCTTTCCTGTACCTTGCCAGGAAACTTGCAGG CGATCCCAATCTGCACTTTGTTGAATCTCCTGCATTGGCTCCACCAGAAGTCCAAATTGATTTAGCGGCACAACAACT ACATGAGAATGAGCTTGAACAAGCTGCTAATCAGCCACTTCctgatgacgatgatgatgcATTTGAGTAG
- the LOC123899007 gene encoding GTP-binding nuclear protein Ran1A, which produces MALPNQQTVDYPSFKLVIVGDGGTGKTTFVKRHLTGEFEKKYEPTIGVEVHPLDFFTNCGKIRFYCWDTAGQEKFGGLRDGYYIHGQCAIIMFDVTARLTYKNVPTWHRDLCRVCENIPIVLCGNKVDVKNRQVKAKQVTFHRKKNLQYYEISAKSNYNFEKPFLYLARKLAGDPNLHFVESPALAPPEVQIDLVAQQQHENELEKAANQPLPDDDDDAFD; this is translated from the exons ATG gCTTTGCCCAATCAGCAAACCGTTGATTACCCTAGCTTCAAGCTTGTCATCGTCGGAGATGGTGGAACAG GAAAGACAACATTTGTGAAGAGGCATCTTACTGGAGAATTTGAGAAGAAATATGAAC CAACCATTGGTGTGGAAGTGCATCCATTGGATTTCTTCACAAACTGTGGCAAAATTAGGTTCTACTGTTGGGATACTGCTGGACAAGAGAAGTTTGGTGGTCTCAGAGATGGATATTA TATCCATGGGCAGTGTGCAATTATAATGTTTGATGTTACTGCCCGACTAACATACAAGAATGTCCCTACCTGGCACCGTGATCTTTGTCG GGTTTGTGAAAACATCCCAATTGTTCTTTGCGGTAATAAGGTTGATGTGAAGAACAGGCAAGTGAAGGCAAAGCAGGTTACTTTCCACAGGAAGAAGAATTTGCAGTACTACGAGATTTCAGCTAAGAGCAACTATAACTTTGAGAAGCCTTTTCTTTATCTTGCCAGGAAACTTGCTGG TGATCCTAACCTGCACTTTGTAGAATCTCCTGCTTTGGCTCCACCAGAAGTCCAAATTGATTTAGTTGCACAACAACA ACATGAGAATGAGCTTGAAAAAGCTGCTAATCAGCCACTTCctgatgacgatgatgatgcATTTGACTAG